A region of Granulicella aggregans DNA encodes the following proteins:
- a CDS encoding beta-N-acetylhexosaminidase — translation MALLWIGALAGASPMWSQSMGLHLIPMPVSVSNISSQSLSAGIQITCSAPCAAEDEFAIADLKASLAEHGVTVNETAAVHVLVTRFGPPISKAIYQDSLPTEERMAHGDSPIEFPEPMKAEGYVIIPDGKGLAVTAESAEGIFYALQTVKQMVDAAPGRAAVLHTATIRDWPAMKYRGLDDDLSRGPVTTLEFQKKLIRTLAAYKVNLYSPYFEHTAGYAANPLWGPPGGTVTAADAAALVAYAKPYHVMIVPEQEAFGHLHHNLTWEQYQTLAETPHGAVLAPGQAGSLALTTQMLTELAGQYPGPFLHIGADETVDLGLGQTKEEVDSRGLAPVYLDFMQRIATAVEPLHRRLLFWGDIAQDAPDLLKQLPDKFKQQTIAIAWVYSPEPKGYDRFLNPFKNAGFETWVAPSVNNYRKVYPNNNLALLNIQEFARDGQRLGSTGLLNTIWNDDGEGLFNQDWYGILFGAAAAWQKGESSISQFQNSYAQVFHNDATGKLNQAQKELMAGHAVLKDQAKVGDASNSIFWLDPLSKDGLKIGAQVRPYTHELRLHAEAALTLIAEARAAAGAKAVAEHAAPTTAVYESEIYGAASSNLEEPDAVDAMELGARRMDLIGLNFQLADELVEGYQRAYAAQGSTDKKVRAAVGRELSDINGVNGRIEDMRDRYSLLRDMFAAEWLRSNRPYALRPVLEHYDYTVGLLLTRSDRFRSALRQWNDSHTLPSAAELGIPSALVTVPVGTK, via the coding sequence ATGGCGCTGCTGTGGATCGGTGCGCTGGCAGGCGCCTCGCCGATGTGGTCGCAGAGTATGGGGCTGCACCTGATCCCTATGCCGGTATCCGTGTCGAATATCTCTTCGCAGTCGCTGAGTGCGGGGATTCAGATTACGTGCTCGGCGCCGTGTGCGGCTGAGGACGAGTTCGCGATTGCGGACTTGAAGGCGAGTCTGGCGGAGCACGGCGTCACGGTGAATGAGACGGCGGCAGTGCATGTGCTGGTGACGCGGTTTGGACCACCGATATCGAAGGCGATCTATCAGGATTCACTGCCGACTGAGGAACGGATGGCGCATGGCGATTCGCCGATCGAGTTTCCGGAGCCGATGAAGGCCGAGGGATACGTCATCATTCCTGACGGCAAGGGACTGGCGGTGACGGCGGAGAGCGCCGAGGGCATCTTTTACGCGCTGCAGACGGTGAAGCAGATGGTCGATGCCGCTCCGGGGCGAGCGGCGGTACTACATACGGCGACGATCCGCGACTGGCCGGCGATGAAGTATCGCGGGCTGGACGACGATCTTTCGCGCGGGCCGGTGACCACCCTGGAGTTTCAGAAGAAACTGATCCGGACCCTGGCGGCTTACAAGGTGAATCTGTACTCGCCTTACTTCGAGCATACGGCGGGATATGCGGCGAATCCGCTGTGGGGGCCTCCGGGAGGGACGGTGACGGCGGCGGACGCGGCGGCTCTGGTGGCGTATGCGAAGCCATACCACGTGATGATCGTGCCGGAGCAGGAGGCGTTTGGGCATCTGCACCACAACCTGACGTGGGAGCAGTATCAGACGCTGGCGGAGACGCCGCACGGGGCAGTGCTCGCACCAGGGCAGGCGGGATCGCTCGCGCTGACGACGCAGATGCTGACGGAGTTGGCGGGGCAGTATCCAGGGCCTTTCCTGCATATCGGGGCGGATGAGACGGTCGACCTGGGACTGGGGCAGACGAAGGAAGAGGTGGATTCGCGCGGCCTGGCACCGGTGTATCTCGACTTTATGCAGCGGATTGCGACGGCGGTAGAGCCGCTGCACCGGCGGCTGCTGTTCTGGGGAGATATCGCGCAGGATGCACCGGACCTGCTGAAGCAGCTTCCCGATAAGTTCAAGCAGCAGACGATTGCGATCGCGTGGGTGTACAGCCCGGAGCCGAAGGGGTACGACCGGTTTCTGAATCCTTTCAAGAACGCGGGGTTTGAGACATGGGTTGCGCCGAGCGTGAACAACTATCGCAAGGTGTATCCAAACAACAATCTGGCGCTGTTGAACATTCAGGAGTTCGCGCGGGATGGGCAGCGGCTGGGATCGACGGGGCTGCTGAACACGATCTGGAACGACGATGGCGAGGGACTGTTCAACCAGGACTGGTATGGGATTCTGTTTGGCGCGGCGGCGGCGTGGCAAAAGGGGGAGTCTTCGATCTCCCAGTTCCAGAACAGCTACGCGCAGGTCTTCCATAACGACGCGACTGGCAAGCTGAATCAGGCGCAGAAGGAACTAATGGCCGGCCACGCCGTATTGAAAGATCAGGCGAAGGTGGGGGATGCGAGCAACAGCATCTTCTGGCTCGATCCGCTGTCGAAGGATGGGTTGAAGATCGGGGCGCAGGTTAGGCCGTACACGCATGAACTTCGGCTTCATGCCGAGGCGGCTTTGACGCTAATTGCGGAGGCGCGGGCGGCCGCGGGAGCGAAGGCTGTGGCTGAGCACGCTGCGCCGACCACTGCGGTTTATGAGTCGGAGATTTACGGGGCGGCCAGTTCGAATCTTGAGGAGCCGGATGCCGTAGATGCGATGGAGCTGGGAGCGAGGCGGATGGATTTGATCGGGCTGAACTTCCAGTTGGCCGATGAGCTGGTGGAGGGATATCAGCGGGCTTATGCGGCGCAGGGTTCGACCGACAAGAAAGTGCGGGCAGCGGTGGGGCGAGAGCTCTCGGACATCAATGGCGTGAATGGGCGGATCGAGGATATGCGCGACCGGTACTCCCTGCTGCGGGACATGTTCGCGGCGGAGTGGCTGCGGTCGAACCGGCCTTATGCTCTCCGCCCCGTGCTCGAGCACTACGACTACACAGTCGGCCTCTTGCTAACCCGGAGCGACCGGTTTCGGAGTGCGCTGCGACAGTGGAACGATAGCCATACACTGCCGTCGGCGGCGGAGTTGGGCATCCCTTCCGCGCTGGTTACGGTTCCTGTCGGGACAAAGTAA
- the truA gene encoding tRNA pseudouridine(38-40) synthase TruA: MTHWKLTLSYDGTPYSGWQVQPTLPTVQGRLASAIQHVTGEVVLPQGSGRTDAGVHALGQVASFSLTVPIPAENLRRALNRALPPSIRVLSVEEVQPEFHARHSAAGKTYEYRIFPRVPDGVDDRICSPMIAPFVWDCPWKLDLGLLQAAAGSVVGEHDFTSFAASDPDLATRSQADAESLEPHSEQRSNVRRIERSGWEERDGLYVYTVRGSGFLHHMVRNLVGTFVDIGAERLPVDAISGILAALDRSAAGPTAPARGLFLVEVEY; encoded by the coding sequence ATGACACATTGGAAACTTACTCTTAGCTACGACGGCACGCCTTACAGCGGCTGGCAGGTGCAGCCTACCCTCCCAACAGTGCAAGGGCGTCTGGCGTCGGCAATCCAGCACGTAACCGGTGAGGTGGTTCTGCCTCAGGGTTCTGGACGGACCGATGCCGGGGTGCATGCGCTGGGGCAGGTGGCAAGTTTCTCGCTGACTGTACCGATTCCTGCGGAGAATCTGCGGCGCGCTCTGAATCGGGCGCTGCCGCCGAGCATTCGGGTGCTCTCGGTCGAGGAGGTGCAGCCGGAGTTTCACGCGCGGCACAGCGCCGCGGGCAAGACCTATGAGTACCGGATCTTTCCGCGAGTCCCTGATGGGGTGGACGACCGAATCTGCTCGCCCATGATCGCTCCCTTTGTATGGGACTGCCCTTGGAAGCTCGACCTTGGACTACTGCAGGCGGCGGCAGGCAGCGTAGTTGGCGAGCATGACTTCACGAGCTTCGCTGCGAGCGACCCGGACCTTGCGACGCGCAGCCAGGCGGACGCTGAGTCTCTGGAGCCGCACTCAGAGCAGCGATCGAATGTCCGGCGGATCGAGCGTTCCGGCTGGGAGGAGCGCGACGGCCTGTACGTGTATACCGTCAGGGGTTCCGGCTTCCTGCACCACATGGTGCGGAATCTCGTCGGGACGTTTGTCGACATCGGGGCGGAGAGGCTACCGGTTGACGCCATTTCGGGCATCTTGGCGGCGCTTGACCGTTCGGCGGCTGGGCCTACCGCCCCCGCGCGCGGACTTTTTCTGGTAGAGGTTGAGTATTGA
- a CDS encoding TolC family protein: protein MGSTPQQGFTQQATPPATPPASSSSAGITAEGLPQAPEPKLTEPLFLRSTARDYTKPKSHFTNPIAPYTAITVPMPRLANSSQLDSLLKDGKIYLSLSDAIALALENNYDIAIARINLDIADTDLLRARAGSTLRGVSTGIVANTLGGTTSTITGGGGPGGTSSSAGGGGTGASGLVLSTNGGGPLPENLDPVVTSQLEYETVNQPQSNTLFSGGLTSLKTNTSTYNFGYTQGFLTGTQLGVTFNNSRVTTDNPFSDYSPDITTSFRATATQHLLQGFGWGVNGRFILQAKNDRRITDSAFRQQVLYTVNQVENIYWGLVSAYEDEQAKERALAQSTQLTSDNRKQLEIGTLAPLDVVNSDSTVASDKQALIVSQTNLEYQQLIMKQAIARTLNDPALSAAPVIPTDRVGLDRLPEEDTPVEDLVKQAYVNNPQIEQAILNMKNNEITIKAEKNGLLPTVDAYAFYGASGLGGAQNPSAINFNTGKAYDAGSFPSVGYGTVLKDLFNSSAPDKGVGVNITIPLRNRTAQADQARSQMEYRQSQMRLQQIYTQIRIQVINAQYALTNDRAQVSAAQAAHDYANQSLDAETKKYKLGASTTANVLQQGRNLATAENNLLSATAAYAKDRAALQQLLSTTLDHYGISIESAASGTVTQAPVIPGLTAPKAPEAPKPISATPPPPPQ, encoded by the coding sequence ATGGGTTCGACACCGCAGCAGGGCTTCACCCAGCAGGCGACTCCGCCTGCCACCCCGCCAGCGAGTTCCTCCTCCGCCGGGATTACAGCTGAGGGTCTGCCTCAGGCTCCCGAGCCCAAGCTCACCGAGCCCTTGTTCCTTCGCAGCACGGCCCGCGACTACACCAAGCCGAAGAGCCACTTCACGAACCCGATCGCTCCGTATACGGCGATCACAGTTCCCATGCCGCGGCTTGCGAACTCCTCGCAGCTTGATTCGCTGCTGAAGGATGGCAAGATCTATCTCAGCCTGTCGGACGCCATCGCGCTCGCGCTCGAGAACAACTACGACATCGCCATCGCCCGCATCAACCTCGACATCGCGGACACCGACCTCCTCCGCGCCCGCGCCGGCTCCACGCTGCGCGGCGTCTCCACCGGCATCGTCGCGAACACCCTTGGAGGCACGACCTCCACCATCACCGGCGGCGGCGGCCCAGGCGGCACGTCGAGCTCCGCCGGCGGCGGCGGCACAGGAGCTTCGGGCCTCGTCCTCAGCACCAACGGCGGCGGCCCTCTACCCGAGAATCTTGACCCCGTCGTGACCAGCCAGCTCGAGTACGAGACGGTCAACCAGCCGCAGTCGAACACACTGTTCAGCGGCGGTCTCACCTCGCTGAAGACCAACACCTCGACCTACAACTTCGGCTACACACAGGGCTTCCTGACCGGCACCCAGCTGGGCGTGACCTTTAACAACTCGCGCGTCACCACCGATAACCCTTTCTCCGACTACAGCCCTGACATCACCACCAGCTTTCGCGCGACTGCGACCCAGCACCTGCTGCAGGGCTTCGGCTGGGGCGTCAACGGACGCTTCATCCTGCAGGCGAAGAACGACCGCCGCATTACTGACTCCGCTTTCCGTCAGCAGGTCCTCTACACCGTCAACCAGGTGGAGAACATCTATTGGGGCTTGGTCAGCGCCTATGAGGACGAGCAGGCCAAAGAGCGCGCGCTAGCCCAGTCCACCCAACTCACCTCGGACAACCGCAAGCAGCTTGAGATCGGCACCCTGGCTCCGCTCGACGTCGTGAACTCCGACAGCACCGTCGCCAGCGACAAGCAGGCCCTCATCGTCTCGCAGACGAACCTTGAGTATCAGCAGCTCATCATGAAGCAGGCCATCGCTCGCACCCTGAACGATCCTGCGCTCTCGGCCGCGCCTGTCATCCCAACCGACCGCGTCGGCCTCGACCGCCTGCCGGAAGAAGACACCCCGGTTGAAGACCTGGTCAAGCAGGCTTACGTGAACAATCCGCAGATCGAGCAGGCGATCCTCAACATGAAGAACAACGAGATCACCATCAAGGCGGAGAAGAACGGCCTCCTGCCCACGGTCGATGCGTATGCCTTCTACGGAGCCAGCGGACTTGGCGGCGCTCAAAATCCCAGCGCGATCAACTTCAACACAGGTAAGGCGTATGACGCCGGCAGCTTCCCATCGGTAGGTTACGGGACCGTGCTTAAGGACCTCTTCAACAGCAGCGCTCCGGATAAGGGCGTTGGTGTAAACATCACCATCCCGCTGCGCAACCGCACTGCCCAGGCCGACCAGGCCCGCTCGCAGATGGAGTACCGCCAGTCGCAGATGCGCCTGCAGCAGATTTACACGCAGATTCGCATCCAGGTCATCAACGCGCAGTATGCGTTGACCAACGACCGTGCCCAGGTGAGCGCCGCGCAAGCCGCTCACGACTACGCGAACCAGAGCTTGGACGCCGAGACCAAGAAGTACAAGCTAGGCGCTTCGACCACTGCGAACGTTCTGCAGCAGGGGCGTAACCTGGCGACCGCCGAAAACAACCTACTCTCAGCGACCGCCGCCTATGCGAAGGACCGCGCAGCCCTGCAGCAGCTGCTCTCGACCACCCTCGACCACTATGGCATCAGCATCGAGTCCGCGGCAAGCGGCACCGTCACCCAGGCACCGGTGATCCCAGGCCTGACGGCCCCGAAGGCTCCTGAAGCTCCGAAGCCGATCTCAGCAACTCCGCCGCCGCCTCCGCAGTAA
- a CDS encoding thioredoxin domain-containing protein — MSSEQVNGLAKAASAYLRSAMHQPVDWQEWGPEAFARAQAEDKPILLDIGAVWCHWCHVMDRESYEDPLTARIINDHYIAVKVDRDERPDVDTRYQAAVASISGQGGWPLTAFLTPQGLPYFGGTYFPPKDQHGRPSMQRVLLTMAEAFQKRRNEVDESAESVMVAIEENETFNEAAPNPGAELHAKLIAATLKQFDARNGGFGGQPKFPHPGAIDMLLDAASRTNAIAGTRDAALITLEKMAKGGIYDHLAGGFHRYSVDERWVVPHFEKMAYDNSELLKNYVHAYQSFGATECARVAFETMQWIDEWLSDQDRGGFYASQDADFSLDDDGDYFTWTRAEAAAVLSREELAIAAPWFDIGELGDMHHNPQKNVLQILQPLATVAKSARVTEPEAAQLLASAKRRLYAARLSRPTPFIDKTIYTAWNGMCISSYLEASRVLRIPEARAFALKSLDRVLDSAWSSDGSMAHVVAYADGLARASRLAGGLEDYVFIGHAALDAWETNGELKYYAAAEQIAASTVARFYDTQGNGFFDTESLPQGEHRLGVLGTRRKPLQDSPTPAGNPVAASLLLRMAALNGSKDYEKKAKLTLESFAGMVEHLGLYAAGYALALQRMIQPPIQICIIGEDALADELEGVAQARFVVNKAVIRLRPDQLASLPPALAETIPNLPFTASSFALVCTGTSCLPPVSDADGLIAALSTAI; from the coding sequence ATGAGCAGTGAGCAGGTGAACGGCCTGGCCAAAGCGGCCTCAGCGTATCTAAGGTCCGCGATGCACCAACCCGTCGACTGGCAGGAGTGGGGCCCCGAAGCATTCGCGAGAGCCCAGGCCGAAGACAAGCCCATCCTCCTCGACATCGGCGCAGTATGGTGTCACTGGTGCCACGTCATGGATCGCGAGAGCTACGAAGATCCCCTGACCGCCCGCATCATCAACGACCACTACATTGCCGTCAAGGTGGACCGCGACGAGCGCCCCGATGTGGACACTCGTTATCAGGCTGCCGTCGCCTCCATCAGCGGACAGGGCGGCTGGCCGCTCACGGCCTTTCTCACGCCGCAAGGCTTGCCCTACTTCGGTGGCACCTACTTCCCTCCGAAAGACCAGCACGGCCGCCCCTCGATGCAGCGCGTGCTCCTGACCATGGCCGAGGCCTTCCAGAAGCGCCGCAACGAAGTGGACGAGTCCGCCGAAAGCGTCATGGTCGCCATCGAAGAAAACGAAACCTTCAATGAGGCTGCTCCAAACCCCGGCGCAGAGCTGCACGCCAAGCTGATCGCAGCGACGTTGAAGCAGTTCGATGCCCGCAACGGCGGCTTCGGCGGCCAGCCCAAGTTTCCCCACCCCGGCGCGATCGACATGCTCCTCGATGCCGCATCGCGCACGAACGCCATCGCCGGAACAAGAGACGCCGCGCTGATCACGCTCGAGAAGATGGCCAAAGGCGGCATCTATGATCACCTCGCCGGAGGCTTCCATCGCTACAGCGTCGATGAACGCTGGGTCGTTCCGCACTTCGAGAAGATGGCCTACGACAACAGCGAGCTGCTGAAAAACTATGTCCATGCTTACCAGAGCTTCGGAGCCACCGAGTGCGCCCGCGTCGCCTTCGAGACGATGCAGTGGATCGACGAGTGGCTCAGCGATCAGGACCGTGGCGGCTTCTACGCCTCGCAGGACGCCGACTTCTCGCTCGACGATGACGGCGACTACTTCACCTGGACACGCGCAGAAGCCGCTGCAGTCCTGAGCAGGGAAGAGCTCGCCATCGCCGCGCCGTGGTTCGATATCGGTGAGCTCGGTGACATGCACCACAACCCGCAGAAGAACGTCCTGCAGATCCTCCAGCCTCTCGCTACGGTAGCGAAGTCTGCACGCGTCACCGAGCCTGAAGCGGCACAACTGCTTGCAAGCGCCAAGCGCAGGCTCTATGCAGCGCGACTGTCGCGCCCAACGCCCTTCATCGACAAGACGATCTACACCGCCTGGAACGGCATGTGCATCTCGTCGTACCTCGAGGCATCGCGCGTTCTCCGCATCCCGGAGGCACGAGCCTTCGCGCTGAAGTCGCTCGACCGCGTACTCGATTCAGCCTGGAGCAGCGACGGATCGATGGCACACGTCGTCGCCTACGCCGACGGTCTCGCTCGCGCATCCCGCCTAGCTGGCGGCCTTGAAGACTACGTCTTCATCGGCCACGCCGCGCTCGACGCCTGGGAGACCAACGGCGAGCTGAAGTACTACGCCGCCGCCGAACAGATCGCCGCCAGTACTGTCGCTCGTTTCTACGACACGCAAGGCAACGGCTTCTTCGATACCGAATCTCTGCCCCAAGGAGAGCATCGCCTCGGCGTCCTCGGCACCCGCCGCAAGCCGCTACAGGACTCCCCCACGCCCGCAGGTAATCCCGTCGCCGCATCTCTACTTCTGCGGATGGCCGCACTCAACGGCAGCAAAGATTACGAAAAGAAAGCCAAGCTCACGCTCGAAAGCTTCGCCGGCATGGTCGAGCATCTCGGCCTCTACGCGGCTGGCTATGCTCTTGCTCTCCAACGCATGATCCAGCCGCCCATTCAGATTTGCATCATCGGCGAAGATGCGTTGGCCGATGAGCTTGAAGGCGTAGCGCAGGCACGCTTCGTCGTCAACAAGGCTGTGATCAGGCTTCGCCCCGATCAGCTAGCGTCACTTCCGCCCGCACTCGCTGAGACCATCCCGAATCTTCCTTTCACAGCGAGTAGCTTCGCCCTGGTCTGCACGGGAACAAGCTGTCTTCCACCAGTGAGCGACGCAGACGGGCTGATCGCGGCCCTCTCTACCGCGATCTAG
- a CDS encoding M20/M25/M40 family metallo-hydrolase — translation MHLSTSHLAPASANQRIARLATLTAVHRAFHWLHLHQPQLRMWQLEMLAIPAPTFEEAARAAWFEERFRALGLSNVHLDDAGNVLGEIRAPEASSGPCVLLSAHLDTVFPAELVGKDYAALLIEDGSRIFCPGVCDNAAGLTGLLAIAAALRYASIAPPVPLLFAANVGEEGQGDLLGMRHIFHHGAYRGRIAAAIALEGAGSTSVVTKALASRRFRLTIHGPGGHSWTDAGRPNPIFVMGRALSRVDDLVLPPTPRTTVNVGHIMGGTSVNSIPESATALIDLRSTSADRLRDTEAAIRVAFEETVVIACAKELRLEIEVIGDRPGGALNENDPLLGTIRAVDRHLTLRTEQRLGSTDANIPLSMGIPAVAIGAGGKGGGIHTLQEWYDPTGRETALRRVLLTVLDTLDLATGSETEPAA, via the coding sequence ATGCACCTCTCCACGTCCCATCTCGCGCCGGCTTCGGCGAACCAGCGAATCGCACGGCTGGCGACGCTCACGGCCGTGCATCGGGCGTTTCATTGGCTGCACCTGCATCAGCCGCAGCTTCGAATGTGGCAGTTGGAGATGCTTGCGATTCCGGCGCCGACCTTTGAAGAGGCGGCGCGGGCGGCATGGTTTGAGGAACGCTTTCGGGCGCTTGGATTGAGCAATGTGCATCTCGACGACGCAGGGAATGTTTTAGGAGAGATTAGGGCGCCTGAAGCGAGCTCGGGCCCCTGCGTTCTCTTGTCCGCGCATCTCGACACGGTGTTTCCTGCTGAACTTGTGGGGAAGGATTATGCGGCGCTGCTGATTGAAGACGGGTCGCGGATATTCTGTCCGGGCGTGTGTGACAACGCCGCTGGGTTGACCGGGCTGCTGGCCATCGCCGCGGCACTGCGGTATGCAAGTATCGCGCCGCCAGTGCCTCTGCTGTTCGCGGCGAATGTTGGCGAAGAGGGTCAGGGCGATCTGTTGGGGATGCGCCATATCTTTCATCATGGGGCGTACCGTGGACGGATCGCCGCGGCGATTGCGCTCGAGGGCGCTGGCTCTACTTCAGTGGTGACGAAGGCGTTGGCGAGCCGGAGGTTCCGATTGACGATCCACGGACCGGGTGGGCACTCGTGGACGGATGCAGGACGGCCGAACCCGATCTTCGTCATGGGGCGTGCGCTTTCGCGTGTGGATGATCTGGTTCTTCCTCCGACTCCACGAACGACGGTGAACGTGGGTCACATTATGGGCGGGACGTCGGTGAACTCGATCCCAGAGAGTGCGACCGCGCTGATCGATCTGCGTTCGACGAGTGCCGACCGTCTGCGCGACACGGAGGCGGCGATCCGCGTCGCCTTTGAAGAGACTGTGGTGATCGCTTGTGCTAAAGAGCTGCGGCTGGAGATTGAAGTGATTGGCGATCGGCCCGGCGGCGCGCTAAACGAGAACGATCCGCTGCTGGGCACGATCCGCGCGGTGGATCGACACCTGACGCTGCGGACCGAACAACGGCTGGGGTCGACCGACGCCAATATTCCTTTATCGATGGGGATTCCGGCGGTAGCGATCGGGGCTGGCGGCAAGGGCGGGGGCATTCACACGCTGCAGGAGTGGTACGACCCTACGGGACGTGAGACGGCGCTGCGGCGCGTGCTGTTAACGGTGCTAGACACTCTGGATCTGGCAACTGGGTCAGAGACGGAGCCGGCCGCTTGA
- the nagA gene encoding N-acetylglucosamine-6-phosphate deacetylase — protein MAKTITARTLHTPDGVIDYPQIRIGEDGMVLSIEAGEANADETVLTASFLDVHIHGAVSHDVMETSASGFAEMERFLATRGVGHYLPTTVTAPIDETLRAMERIADHIESADERGGEGRATPIGIHLEGPFLSHSKRGVHHAPDLQKPDIGLFDRFHEAARGHIRLMTVAPEVPGALELIAHATSRGVRVSMGHTNALAAEAHAGIAAGASSATHTFNAMRAMDHREPGVVSVVLTDEETFAELICDGIHVAPEMVKLFARCKSADKVILVTDGMSAAGMPDGTFRLGNFDVQVKDGHATARGVLAGSVITLDRAVANFAKFTGRTVASVARAASHNPAKMLGLEERFALGVGQPANFNRFGLDGGLAETILCGKRVALREAVGRA, from the coding sequence ATGGCTAAAACGATCACGGCAAGGACGCTTCACACGCCGGATGGCGTCATTGACTATCCCCAGATACGTATTGGGGAGGATGGAATGGTCCTATCCATCGAGGCAGGTGAGGCGAACGCCGATGAGACGGTGCTGACCGCGAGCTTTTTGGACGTTCATATCCACGGAGCGGTTAGCCATGATGTGATGGAGACCTCGGCGAGCGGATTTGCCGAGATGGAACGATTTCTGGCTACGCGGGGCGTGGGACATTACCTGCCGACGACAGTGACGGCTCCGATCGACGAGACGTTGCGGGCGATGGAGCGGATCGCAGATCATATCGAGTCCGCGGACGAACGCGGAGGCGAAGGCCGGGCGACTCCGATTGGGATTCACCTGGAAGGGCCGTTTCTCTCTCACAGTAAACGCGGGGTGCATCATGCTCCAGATCTGCAGAAGCCGGACATTGGACTCTTCGACCGGTTTCATGAGGCGGCGCGAGGGCATATCCGTCTGATGACGGTTGCGCCAGAGGTTCCTGGTGCGCTGGAGTTGATCGCCCATGCGACGTCGCGAGGCGTGCGGGTGAGCATGGGACACACGAATGCACTGGCAGCCGAGGCACATGCCGGGATTGCGGCGGGAGCTTCGAGCGCGACGCATACATTCAATGCTATGCGGGCGATGGACCATCGCGAGCCGGGCGTGGTGAGCGTCGTGCTGACCGATGAGGAAACGTTTGCGGAGCTGATCTGCGACGGGATCCATGTGGCTCCGGAGATGGTGAAGTTGTTCGCCCGATGCAAGAGCGCAGACAAGGTAATCCTGGTGACCGACGGGATGTCGGCCGCGGGGATGCCGGATGGAACGTTCCGGCTGGGCAACTTCGATGTGCAGGTGAAGGATGGTCATGCGACGGCGCGCGGGGTGCTTGCGGGGTCGGTGATTACGCTGGACCGGGCGGTGGCGAACTTCGCAAAGTTCACGGGACGGACCGTGGCGAGTGTCGCGCGCGCCGCTTCTCATAACCCGGCGAAGATGCTGGGGCTGGAAGAGAGATTCGCGTTGGGCGTGGGGCAGCCGGCTAATTTCAACCGGTTCGGGTTGGATGGAGGACTGGCAGAGACGATTCTTTGCGGGAAGAGGGTGGCGCTTCGAGAGGCAGTCGGAAGGGCTTAG
- a CDS encoding mechanosensitive ion channel family protein, which yields MLPAILLMQAASPASAAIHEERTLEGLERGWHNEILDFVQFDLPRLFVVLLIAFVLMRLVKFFVNRMLRLADRQVGNTQRASQLRTMAAVLRATSYSIIGFIVLLHVLSVFNINLTPLLASAGVLGVGIGLGAQSIFKDMINGILILVEDQFNVGDVVKIAALSGTVEDMSLRRTSLRDGDGTLHIIPNSQIATVSNLSRDFSVGAINLNVDASADPDKVLRVLRRVAMEVRNDVAFKQVVIADPDVPGLDQIKGREVVYPITIKCRANQQWGVLREIRRKIIKSFESEGIPLGTDPANMLIMQHADPTAPPAQQPLVGS from the coding sequence ATGCTCCCAGCCATCCTCCTTATGCAAGCAGCTTCGCCAGCCAGCGCGGCGATTCACGAAGAGCGGACCCTTGAGGGACTCGAGCGCGGCTGGCACAACGAGATCCTGGACTTCGTCCAGTTCGATCTCCCGCGGCTGTTCGTCGTACTGCTGATCGCCTTTGTCCTGATGCGGCTGGTGAAATTCTTCGTCAACCGGATGCTTCGGCTTGCCGACCGGCAGGTGGGCAACACGCAGCGCGCGTCGCAGCTTCGCACCATGGCTGCCGTCCTGCGGGCGACATCCTACAGCATCATCGGATTCATTGTCCTGCTGCATGTGCTGTCGGTGTTTAACATCAACCTGACGCCTCTGCTGGCCTCCGCGGGCGTGCTGGGTGTGGGTATTGGTCTCGGGGCGCAGTCCATTTTTAAGGACATGATCAACGGGATTCTGATTCTGGTGGAAGACCAGTTCAACGTGGGCGATGTGGTGAAGATTGCCGCGCTGAGCGGAACGGTGGAAGATATGAGCCTGCGCCGGACGTCTCTTCGGGATGGCGACGGTACGCTGCATATTATTCCCAACAGCCAGATCGCGACCGTCTCGAACCTGTCGCGAGACTTCTCCGTGGGGGCGATCAATTTGAACGTCGACGCCAGCGCTGATCCGGATAAGGTGCTGCGGGTGTTGCGGCGTGTCGCGATGGAGGTGCGGAACGATGTGGCCTTCAAACAGGTGGTGATTGCAGACCCGGATGTTCCGGGACTCGACCAGATCAAGGGCCGCGAGGTGGTCTATCCGATTACGATCAAGTGCCGCGCGAACCAGCAGTGGGGCGTGCTACGGGAGATTCGGAGGAAGATTATCAAGTCTTTTGAGAGCGAGGGGATTCCGCTGGGGACCGATCCGGCGAACATGCTGATTATGCAGCACGCGGATCCGACGGCTCCGCCGGCGCAGCAGCCGCTGGTTGGTTCGTAG